In Oscillospiraceae bacterium, the genomic window GCTCGGCGGGGTTCAGGTAAAGGCCTCCGTCCACCGTGCATACCCACTCCGGGTGGGTGTTGGCCAGATTGCTGTCCGCAAGGTTCGGCGGCATGGCCACCGAGGAGCGCAGGCGGTAGGGGTTGACCCACGCTTCCACCGAGATGCCCCGGGTGTGGGCTTCCTGCAGCAGCACGTCCAGCGGGTCAAAGCCGGGGTCCTTGCCCTGCACCCCGGTGCATAGATGGCTCCACGGAAACAGACTGCTGCGGTACAGCGCATCCCCGAAGGGGCGCACCTGGGCCAGCACTGTGTTCAGCCCCAGTCCGGTACAGTTGTCCAGCAGCTGCACCACTCCGGCGCGGAAGGCATCCTCCGTGGAAAAGTCCATGGCGGCCCATTCCAGATAGCTCACCCACACGGCCCGCCACTCCCCGGCCGGCAGCGCCGGGTTGGGGTCTGCCGGGGGTGCTGGGGTGCTGTCGGCGGCCGCAGGGGAAGTGCCCCGGCGCAGGGCCAGCCCTGCTGCGGCACACACAGCCGCCCCGGCCCCCAGCAGAAAGGTGCGCCGCCCCATGCGGCGGTTTTTGCGTCCTGTCTTTTTCCGGCTGCGCCGGGTCACAGCTCTTCCTCCTGCAATTTATACAGGGTCAGCGCCGCCCAGCCGCGGGCACAGGCCAGCAGCACGAACAGCAGATTGGTCCAGAAGGCAAGCCCGGCCATGCCCGCATAGCGGGTGAGCAGCCAGAACACCGTGCGCAGCACCTCTGCCGCGCACACCAGCTGCAGCTGCCGCTGAATGGGCTTGCCGCGGCTGTACTCGATGCCCAGCAGGGCAGGCCACACCAGTGCCGAGCACAGGTCGCCCGCCCAGCCGCCGGCTGCCAGCTTGCTGAGCATCAGCAGCACGAACACCAGCGTGTAATTGCGCTTTTCGGCCGCCGGGGCACCCTTTTGTGCTGCCAGAAACAGTGCCGCGATGCCGGTCAGGC contains:
- a CDS encoding conjugal transfer protein TraD, producing the protein MKLKFTRKTWYFFLLAAAAVSMLGGFAVLGGMDFSALELVAFCLTGIAALFLAAQKGAPAAEKRNYTLVFVLLMLSKLAAGGWAGDLCSALVWPALLGIEYSRGKPIQRQLQLVCAAEVLRTVFWLLTRYAGMAGLAFWTNLLFVLLACARGWAALTLYKLQEEEL